atttctgcatgtgcatatttttagtttttttttttgtaattgatgtatagaaaaaaaattcgaaatttgctaattgtcttgacttcaggatcatgagttagcagacaataaaaaattttcggatttttcttttaacgattcaatttgaaaaaataaatgcacatatagaaaattaaaaaaactataggtgcatttttttaaaaaattgaattttttataatttcttttttaaaaaattccaaaaattactagaccTCGGCTAACTTATGATACTAAATTTAGccgaggtctaataattttttgattttttcttaagaactataaatataaaaaaaaaaaatattgcaaataattgcacttatagtttttttaatttcctacatgtgcatatttttggatttttttttttgtaattaattagtagaaaaaaaaatccaatattattaattgtctgctaacttcagtatcaaaaaatttttcagccacgtgattttgaaattttttttttgttaatttttctgGGTAccaatatttgaatttttgtaaaaatttaatttttatgaccgaatggtagaaaaaaaacccggggttttttaaatcttctatGACCCCAAGGATTAAAATGtagcagaaaaaaattcagtactttcttttgaattttattattttatggcttgtggattttaaaaaactaatccataacatatttatattaaatatcactagggaaaaccaaaaaaaaattttttttttatcttaatttaaattttatgatcatAAGCCAAAATAATCTTCTTATTTCCTTTGTGTGGtgggaaaataatttatgacctgGGTCAAGGGTCACtgccttaatttttttttagaatttctaaagaaagtttaaaatttcctTTTCTTGTCTGGAGATTTGTAACCCTtgggaatttttattttttgagaaaaaacttcaattttttttcgcgggtttttttaaaaattatttttcatgtcttTTTATgtctaataaaattacaattgttgaTTCTTTTTACAGTGATCTTGACGAGTACGTTCTCCATGTGAGCAACATACCCCAGGAGTTGGATACCGTAAGCAAAAaacatctatttttttttttttttttagatttgaaaaaaaattttgatttaattctAGTGTCTGTACACTTGGAATTACGTAAAAATTAccaaagaccttttttgtagaaaatttaattctctttcAAAGTGTactgatatatttttctcatatctttgatagtttgttcacaatttcaatttaaaaattaattttagaaaattgattttttttctaagtccagaatttttttattttacttagaattttaattacgtCTGAACTACTGCGTTTACATAAAAATCCCTAAGGACCTTTTtcgtagagaattaaatttcctaaatatttgtattgattcattttttccgTATCTCTAATAGTTGAGTCACAATTTGAATTTCTAGattaaaaaacttgaatttaaaaatttaaatcaaaattcaaacttatgaaatttttttcatttacttaaaattaaaattacacgtAATCTATTGCGTTTACATAAAAATCcctaaggaccttttttgtagagaattaaatttcctacaaatttgtactgattcattttttccgtatctctgatagttaagtcagaatttaaatataaagatttataaaaatgcccgcgaatttcaaatttcatattttgttaaaatttagGATGGCCTGCACCGAGTCTTCCGTCAGTACGGCGCAGTGACGTCACTGGTGGCACCGGACAATAAATTTGCCTTCGTCTCGTACAAAACATTCGCCGAAGCCGAATCAGCGATCGCGAATCTCGACCGTCAGAAGCCGATGTTCATGCGAGTTAAATTTAGCAGCAGATCATCAAATTTGGCTGACACACCCGCGATACCTGAGGGTTTACTGACACCAGTGACACCTGGACCAAGAACTCCATCATCAGCAACTCCAGTAACTTCAATACCTGAGCGCGATTTTCGCTTCAGCGAATCAGGGCTGCCGTATCACGGCCGAGCGACACCAATTTTACCACCGGTACCCATGTCTGCATCCCGTTACGAGATGAACGGCCGCCATTACCCGATAAACCCCGAGCTCTACAAGTACTACGATGACCTAGAGTATCCTGACTCAAGTGCGCTTTGGACTCGCGGTCAATTGACTATTGATTCAATGGGCCGTCGCAAAATAACTGGAGGCCGCGGTTACGTTTACTACGCAATTCCAGACCCCAATCCAGCAGCAATTGTCCAGGCCAGCAAAATTATTGAGCAACGTAACCCAGGTCGTTATGTCGCTGGTGCTGATCAGCTGAGTCATTTAATTGACAAATGTATCGTTTGTGCGCGCGAGGCTGCTCATTGCTGTTCCAATTGTGCCTCCAGTTACTGCAGCCGCGATTGCCAGATCCATGACTGGCCCAGACACAAAAATGAATGCAGTTCTGTACCTCCATTGGCTACCAAATCTGAACTGACCAATGGACATTCCAGGCCAGGTGgttatctaattttttatcatcattttctaCATTTTCCTGATGATTTTCTGTgctaatattcaaaatttcatgttTCAGATTCTAATACTGGTCATCCTGGTGCTAATATTGATGGTACCGGTTTGAAATCCAAGATTCCTGGGTCAGATCATCAAGATCCAGGTGTTCCAGGTCTAAATCCTGGAGTTCCAGGTGCCCAGATAAAAACTACTGGCAGTCAACATGCTAATCTTGATGCTACCGGTTCAAAATCTAGGATTTCTGGTCCGGGTCATCAAGTTCCAGGTGGTCCAGTTCAAAAACCTGATGTTCCTGGTGCTAATACTCAAGTTCCAAGTGGTCTGAGTACTGCAGACAAATTAGCTGATAATTTAAACCAACTAAAGTTATCCCAGAACTCAGAACGTCCACaagacaaaataaataaacgcgcTGATGAATCAACTCGCGAAAATTACCAGCGTTCAAAGTCTCATCCAGAAGATCAACGCCGCCGAGAACCTTCTCGCCAGGCATCAGTTCCATCCGACGTCAAAAAAACGGATTTGAATGCGAGATTAGAAAATTGCCGTCGTCCTGTCAATCTTTCAGACAAAGACTTTGAGTTCAAACGTCAGTCGACGTTCTTATCATCCAGCAGCTTCACCGAAGTACAAATCACTGACGTCCACGCCCCCAGTGTCTTCAGCGTCCAGAAGACCTGCGACGTCGCCAAGTTGACGGAACTGATGCAGAATTTGAATCAAAACATCGCCAAGTTCCCGCGAGTCACCGAAATAATTCCGGACAAATTCTACGGGGGAATTTACGACGGAATTTGGCACCGAGTCCAACTAGTACTCGGACCCACGCCCAAAATAGATTACGTCGACTACGGAACGATCGTCGAGGCATCTCCAGACCTGGAGTTACGTGACATTGGAACTCTAGCCGAGCCTCCGCGTTATTCTCAGACCATCCGAGTTCCGTTACCGCTACCAAATGCACCAGAGTATCAGAATTTGTCAGCAGATTCGAAGATTCTTGTGAAAATGACCAGTCAGGACGGAGACATCATCAACGTTGAAGTATTCGAGAAAGATCCTCAGCCTCGCAAAGCTCCCAGCACTGACTCCATCAAAATGCGACCACCGAAAATAGTCCAGCATCCAAAGGAACCTTCAGCAGAACCCCCCAGACCAGCACCCAAACCGGAACCTAGACCAGCACCAGCACCAGCGCAATCTGAGCTACCCAGTGTCCTAAGTCGTCTACCAAAAGGAACCAAAGCCACCATCGAAGTCCCCCAGGTCCTGGACACCAACTCAGCGACCTGCGTCATCCTGACCCCGGACCTCGCTGACTATTACGACCAACTGCTCCTGCCATTGAAGCAGGACTGCGATGACTCAGCACCAGAGTACTCGCAGTTCCTCCCTAAAGTTAACGACCTGGTCTGCGCGCTCAAAGAAGACGGATTTTGGGTCCGCGGGCGCGTGCTCTCGATCACTCCCAAGCTGAAAGTCGCTTCCTTGGACGAGGGAATTATTTGCGAGGTCGTAAAAATGATTCCGTTGCTGCCTCGTTATGCCGAGGTTCCAGTTTTCGcctgtttaattaaaactcCTGACGCTTTTCCACTCAAAGATCAGTCGACGACTCAGATAATCGTCACCGGAAGCTCTGGTGATTCAATCGACGGCGAATTTACTGAACTCGCGTACCAGGGACGCAAATTACAACTTAAACCCTGGATCATTTCCACTCAACAAAATGGCCGCCCCAGTACTCAAAATGGCGGCGTTCCAAACGgcgggaaaattcaaattcccaatggcgcgaaatttgaaaattcaaaagttgaaattaaaaataatggacAGATTGCAATCCAATCGTATAGAGACGCATCTTTACTATTTATCAGATCACTAGAAGCCAAAGAAGTCGAACGGTACCACAGAATTGTCCAGGAAACGGCGCGTCTGGCCCAGACTTTGCCtccagttaaaaaaatatcaattggcGACAAAGTTATCGCGCAATTTAAATTAGATGACAATTATTATCGCGCGGTTGTCGTTGATGTCAAAGACCAGGATGTCAAGATCGCGTACCTGGACTTCGGTAACCAGGAAGTGACTGACGTCAAACGATTGAGAGAAATGCCGGAGTCGTTGAAGCAGCAGAGCGACTGCTGCGTAAAAGTTCTGCTGAAGGGAATTGAAAAATTGCCGATGAATGCTGAGGCCAATGCGTACCTGGGTGTCATTGCTGACCAGGAGACCccgtttatttgtaattacgATGATAAGATCCAAGATGGCGTCGTCCTGGTCGGCAGCGACGGCACGAGAGTCAACgacatgataaataaatttctgctTCCCAAGTGGAAAGAAGAAAAACAGGAAGAGATCTTGAAGCTATCGGACATTGAGATGGGAAAGTTGGGACAAGTTGGCGGCAATTCGATGGCTCTGTGCTTTGGCGCACTGGAACCTGGGTACAAATACGTTTTTGCTCCGATGGACAGAGAACTTATCGCTCACTTGTCGACGGTCTTGCCGGGACAGCTGATGGAGTATGCggagaaaaatgaattttacatTCCGAGGGTCAATGAGTTGTGTGTCGCGATGTATGAAGGCGAGTGGTGCAGGGGATGCTGCTTCAATCCTAGGGCTAAAGAAAATTCAgctgaaatttatttcatgGACTATGGAAATGTTGCGCCGGTGCTGCATAAGGACCTGAGGAAAATGACGAAAGATTTTATGAGACCGTGTGCTTTGGGTTGCATTTGCAATGTTGTTGGtcagtatatatttttacgtatatttatatatatatttatgtttatttagggatgagatttttatgaatttttttgatggcTTGTGGGTCGCTTCCAGCCCCGCGGAAAGTGGAGTTACGGTAAAAGGGCTagagacttttttgtagagaatttaattctccgcaaaaaagtattgatatatttttgtgatatttttgatagttgagtcggaaatttaatttttaaatttatgaggaTATTGGAAGTCATGAAATTTTGAgtgatttgatttttattttaattactaatgaaTTATTGcaattacggtaaaaatgctaaggaccttttttgtagaggatTTAATTCTCcgcaaaaaaagtattgatatatttttgtgatatttttgATAGTTAAGTCGGAAAACTAATTTCAATGTTTATGGTGATATtggaattattgaaattttttagtaatttgatttttattttaattactagtaAACTATTGCAATTACGGCAAAAGggctaaggaccttttttgtagagaatttaatttcctgcaaaaaagtattgatatatttttgtcatatttttgatAGTTAAGTCGGAAAACTAATTTCAATGTTTATGGTGATATtggaattattgaaattttttagtaatttgatttttattttaattactagtaAACTATTGCAATTCCGGCAAAAGggctaaggaccttttttgtagagaatttaatttcctacaaaaaagtattgatatatttttgtcacatttttgatagttgagtcaaaaattaaatttttaagtttatggGGATATTGgaagtattgaaattttttagtaatttgattattattttcattactagTAAACTATTGCGATTACGGTAAAAGggctaaggaccttttttgtagagaattcaatttcctgcaaaaaagtattgatatatttttgtgatatttttgatagttgagtcggaaatttaatttttgaatttatggcGATATTGgaagtattgaaattttttagtgatttgatttttattttaattactagtaAATTATTGCGATTACGGTGAAAGggctaaggaccttttttgtagagaattcaatttcctacaaaaaagtactgatatatttttgtgatatttttgatagttgagccggaaatttaattttaaaatttatggggATATTGgaagtattgaaattttttagtaatttgatttttattttaattactagttATCTATTGCGATTACGGCAAAAGggctaaggaccttttttgtagagaatttaattttctacaaaaaagtattgatatatttttgtgatatttttgATAGCTGAGCCGCAATTTAAATtagaagtataaaaaaaattttattcactagAACAGTGAAAATAAtcgcgaaaaatatttttattattaatgataattactaattaatcgTAATTATAATTGCAGATATTGCACCTCAAAGTGGCCAACCATCACCGCAATTACTCGCACGACTTAAAGAGCTTTTGCAGTACAACAGCTCCTACAACATTCGCGTCCTGATGTACGAAGACGACGAATGGACTATCGAGATTCCAGAGATAAAGTCGACTCTAATTAAAGAAGGACTGATTACtccttaatttaaaaaattatctattaatcACTAATTACTCAACATTATCCCCAtcttcatattatttatttttatttccctatcaaatttttcttgcattttttatttatgaaccaacattttttttttctttttttattttgataaaaaaaagtattttttttcacgcgAGTAATTATAAGCGATAATTAcattcatgtttttttttacattaattttttaagataaattttactcgctctgattacaaaaaaaaactgacagCTTTTTATGCTAAAAGAATATGAatatctttgtttttttttttatataaattacaatgtaattaataattatgattatgattaattaataaataattcaaaaaatattttttttaatttaattttcatttttaaaaaatctgtaacttttcttttatttaaaaatctcttcaattttttaatttcccgcttCTACagaaatttatacaaatacatatttatatatatgtacaatcATATGATTTCTAAGAATttcacaaaatatttttttcaatttaattttcattttcagaaaaattgcgatttttcttgatttcaaaatttctgtcatttttaaatttcccgcgtcCACTGAAATTTATACagatacatatttatatattaatatatatgtacaattccataatttttaagaagttcaataaatatttttttcaattcaatttcaatttcaaaaaaatctgtaacttttctccatttcaaaatttctgtcactttcaaatttttcgcgtccatgaaaatttatacaaatacatatttatatatatatacaattatatgatttctaagaaattcaaaaaattatttttttcaattcaatttcattttcaaaaaatttgcaatttttcttcatttcaaaatttctgtcactttcaaatttcccgcgtccataaaaatttatacaaatacatatttacatatttatatatatgtacaattATATGATTTCTaagaaattccaaaaatatttttttcaatttaagtttcattttcaaaaaaatttgtaatttttctccatttcaaaatttctatcactttcaaatttcccgcttctatgaaaatttatacaaatacatatttatatatttatatatatgtacaattATATGATTTctaagaaattcaaaaaatatttttttcaattcaatttcattttcaaaaaatttgcaatttttcttcatttcaaaatttctgtcactttcaaatttcccgcgtccataaaaatttatacaaatacatatttacatatttatatatatgtacaattATATGATTTCTaagaaattccaaaaatatttttttcaatttaagtttcattttcaaaaaaatttgtaatttttctccatttcaaaatttctatcactttcaaatttcccgcttctatgaaaatttatacaaatacatatttatatatttatatatatgtacaattATATGATTTCTaagaaattccaaaaatatttttttcaattcaattttcattttcaaaaaatttgcaatttttcttcattttaaaatttctgtcactttcaaatttcccgcgtctgtgaaaatttatacaaatacatatttatatatatgtataattatgtgatgactaaaaattcaaaaaatttttttcaaatttaatttttacttcaaaaaaatgtgtaatttttctttctgtcaaaattcaaaatttctgtcacttttaaatttcccgcgtcggcaaataaattaaaaaattcatgtacgAGTATTCTAACCCTTTGATTGATGAACATAACcttagaaaatatatatatataaataaaatgacataaaaatatatgaaatatatacaataataatgaaaaaaatatataaataacaataagtgtaaaatagtgtaaatataaattaactagaagaatttaaaattaaaaaatatgaatccATCACTGAGACATCGTTACGAAGGACAATTGCACAAGTATACAAATGCTATGAAAGGATGGCAGTTCAGGTGGTTCATCCTGAGTCCAGAAACTGGAgaacttcattattttttgagtgaatcagaaaaaaatcagCGCCCGAGATGTTCTATTTATTTAGCGGGTGCTGTCATTGCACCCAGTGATGAAGATTCAAATACTTTTACTGTCAATTCTGCTACTggtatgtttattatttacatatatgtcacaatatcattttatttttcgttaaatttcattttttttatttttactgacagtaaaaaaaaatgatcctgaaattagcagacaatttaaaatttttgaattttttttctgcaattaaatttttaaaaaaatcaaaactaaaaatatgcacatggagaaaattttaaaaactacaggtgcaattttctaaaatatttttttttttaaattcatggtttaaaaaaaaatccaaaaattattaaacgtcagctaatttcagtttaaaaaaaaacattcaatttttaaatttgaattttcaaaaattttaccaggtgcaattttttaaaatatttttttttttgaattcatggtttaaaaaaaaatccaaaaattattaaacgtcagctaatttcagtttcataaaaaaacgttcaattttttaaaaaattttatcaggtgcaattttcgaaaatattttttttttttaaattcatggtttaaaaaaaaatccaaaaattatttaacgtcAGGTAATTTcagtttcataaaaaaaaattcaacttttaaatttgaattttaaaaaaattttaccaggtgcaattttctaaaatattttttttttaaatttatggtttaaaaaaaaatcaaaaaattattaaacgtcagcTAATTTgagtttcataaaaaaacattcaattttttaaaaattttaccaggtgcaattttctaaaatatttttttttttaaattcatggtttaaaaaaaaatccaaaaattgttaaacgtcagctaatttcagtttcaaaaaaaaacattcaatttttaaatttgaattttaaaaaaatttaccaggtgcaattttctaaaatatttttttttaaattcatggtttaaaaaaaatccaaaaattattagacgtcagctaatttcagtttaaaaaaaaacattcagtttttaaatttgaattttcaaaaattttaccaggtgcaattttctaaaatattttttttttaaattcatggtttaaaaaaaaatcctaaaattattagacgtcagctaatttcagtttcataaaaaaaattcaatttttaaatttgaattttaaaaaaattttaccaggtgcaattttctaaaatattttttttttaaatttatggtttaaaaaaaaatcaaaaaattattaaacgtcagcTTATTTgagtttcataaaaaaacattcaattttcaaatttgaattttaaaaaaattttatcagacttttattttacaaaattctcCAGCAACCGGAAGTCTTAATAATatgaatgataataaatatgatgTGTTGCAGGTGATATGATAAAATTACGTGCAACAGATGCACGAGCGCGGCAAGAATGGGTCGACAAATTGCGAGCAGTAACAGAAATGTACACACGGGCAATAGCCAGCAGTCATCCACCTCTACCACCACGTGAGCACTCGTCAAATGCACCCCGGACACCTGTTGACAAACTCGAAGTACTCGATGCATTCGCTAATTGCCGGGAGCAATTAAACAAAGTAGAGAAACAAAATCAAACCCTCGTCACCTCCATCGAATCCTCGGATTTTCATCTCGACCCCGATTTGCTGATACTTAAAGCCCTTGTGCAATCAACCGTAACTACTTTAAATCAATGTCTAAATATTCTTTATCAGTAATGGaaattagataaat
The DNA window shown above is from Microplitis mediator isolate UGA2020A chromosome 1, iyMicMedi2.1, whole genome shotgun sequence and carries:
- the LOC130670152 gene encoding uncharacterized protein LOC130670152, with the translated sequence MSDSRQSSDLDEYVLHVSNIPQELDTDGLHRVFRQYGAVTSLVAPDNKFAFVSYKTFAEAESAIANLDRQKPMFMRVKFSSRSSNLADTPAIPEGLLTPVTPGPRTPSSATPVTSIPERDFRFSESGLPYHGRATPILPPVPMSASRYEMNGRHYPINPELYKYYDDLEYPDSSALWTRGQLTIDSMGRRKITGGRGYVYYAIPDPNPAAIVQASKIIEQRNPGRYVAGADQLSHLIDKCIVCAREAAHCCSNCASSYCSRDCQIHDWPRHKNECSSVPPLATKSELTNGHSRPDSNTGHPGANIDGTGLKSKIPGSDHQDPGVPGLNPGVPGAQIKTTGSQHANLDATGSKSRISGPGHQVPGGPVQKPDVPGANTQVPSGLSTADKLADNLNQLKLSQNSERPQDKINKRADESTRENYQRSKSHPEDQRRREPSRQASVPSDVKKTDLNARLENCRRPVNLSDKDFEFKRQSTFLSSSSFTEVQITDVHAPSVFSVQKTCDVAKLTELMQNLNQNIAKFPRVTEIIPDKFYGGIYDGIWHRVQLVLGPTPKIDYVDYGTIVEASPDLELRDIGTLAEPPRYSQTIRVPLPLPNAPEYQNLSADSKILVKMTSQDGDIINVEVFEKDPQPRKAPSTDSIKMRPPKIVQHPKEPSAEPPRPAPKPEPRPAPAPAQSELPSVLSRLPKGTKATIEVPQVLDTNSATCVILTPDLADYYDQLLLPLKQDCDDSAPEYSQFLPKVNDLVCALKEDGFWVRGRVLSITPKLKVASLDEGIICEVVKMIPLLPRYAEVPVFACLIKTPDAFPLKDQSTTQIIVTGSSGDSIDGEFTELAYQGRKLQLKPWIISTQQNGRPSTQNGGVPNGGKIQIPNGAKFENSKVEIKNNGQIAIQSYRDASLLFIRSLEAKEVERYHRIVQETARLAQTLPPVKKISIGDKVIAQFKLDDNYYRAVVVDVKDQDVKIAYLDFGNQEVTDVKRLREMPESLKQQSDCCVKVLLKGIEKLPMNAEANAYLGVIADQETPFICNYDDKIQDGVVLVGSDGTRVNDMINKFLLPKWKEEKQEEILKLSDIEMGKLGQVGGNSMALCFGALEPGYKYVFAPMDRELIAHLSTVLPGQLMEYAEKNEFYIPRVNELCVAMYEGEWCRGCCFNPRAKENSAEIYFMDYGNVAPVLHKDLRKMTKDFMRPCALGCICNVVDIAPQSGQPSPQLLARLKELLQYNSSYNIRVLMYEDDEWTIEIPEIKSTLIKEGLITP
- the LOC130674053 gene encoding oxysterol-binding protein-related protein 11, giving the protein MNPSLRHRYEGQLHKYTNAMKGWQFRWFILSPETGELHYFLSESEKNQRPRCSIYLAGAVIAPSDEDSNTFTVNSATGDMIKLRATDARARQEWVDKLRAVTEMYTRAIASSHPPLPPREHSSNAPRTPVDKLEVLDAFANCREQLNKVEKQNQTLVTSIESSDFHLDPDLLILKALVQSTVTTLNQCLNILYQ